The genomic interval ATTGCACTTATCAGATCAGTGCGAAAAATCTGTAACAGTACattgcaaaattacaaaaagataAGTCTTCAAAGGAACATGCTCCACTTTTCAACCATTTAGTACAGTTTGGTGTGGTCACACCCAAGTAAGTTTCcctttaaaatttgacaaatcatAACGACAAAGTAGACTCTCACTTTGCAATCTTCTGATTTCGTTGATCACTCCTAAGATCCTATTACCATAATCAGCAGGGAAATGACAAGTGCTTGCAGAGTTAGGTAAAACTACACATTTAACCTCTTACCTCTGCAGGTTTGCGACCCTCCAGTGAAAAGCTGGCAGGAGAAGGAGGACGAGAGGATCCTATAGGTACATTTAAAAGTATGTCTAAGAAATCATACTAACACAGctgtttaaataaaaattgtttaatggGGGTAGAATAACAAACAGACAGAAATAAACAGTCATTCATTTCAAATCTCTGGTTCTTTCCAGAGGGTGACTACATAACAGAGGTTTGATTCTTCATGTACTCAACcaacttaaaaactttaggcCAAGCTCTCTAAGGTACATGTTGAGGAACATTACCTCTTTGAAGTGAGTTTTAGTCATACAAGTACAACTCACCTTTAATCTCATCAGCAATCACTGAACTCAGCAAACTGTATAAAAATGAAAGAGTTATgataaattgattttgtttgatgACTGCACCAATAATTGAACTAAATTTTCATCTAAGGTCTTCTCTCTTGATGACTGGCTGCTCAAACACAATGCAACAAACCAAAAGAGGTTCAGAGTTTTTTGTCTGTGAAAAATTACCCCTTTATTTCTCCTTGCTTGGCTTTCTTGCTTGCTTTGTTCTTTTCAATATCCACATCAATGTCTAGGAGCAAAAAAGacacaaactttgaaacattgcTCAAATTACTTAACAATACTATAAATAAGTTTATTATGCCTGGTGTCTGTTAGAAAATGGAGGAAAcataacaaagcaaaaatacTTCTGTTTTGGTCTTGATGCGTATAACAACTCTGTGCTAAATATTCAcaacaaatagagaaaataacatgcatatttttaaaaattatgctgtgaagaatttgttttcacaaacaagaaaaagaacagaTAGAGGATTTGGACCTGAGATACATCAATATTTCAAATCCAGCCCCTCAAACTAATTGGCTGTGACATTTTTTCGTGATACTATCACACAAGTTAGAAGAAATCGCTTGATAAGAGCAGTTTCAGGATCACAGTATCGAACCCCCCTCCAAACTACATGAGGTCACCTTACAGAGACAGGCATATGTTTTGGCACAATATCATCACTGCTGAACAAATCACACAGCTGGTAAAGGTAAACTTCATGATCCCCAAACacaaatcaatttgaaaatatcacaATTTCCAGAAGTATTTACTTCAAAAACCTTTTAACACCgctgggaaaaaaatttcagtctgCAACGCAATAAGCGAAACTGAAGTTAAAATTGGAATATTTTATGCTAATTCAACCAACAGGCCCCAGGATTAGTATGGCTGCAGTCgtattaaaatagaaaaattcattACGGAGTGTTATACCGGCTAAATGCAACCTATACATACTCATCCAATTGAAAATATTGCCGCATTATCAGTTATAATTCGTATATTTTACTGGCTCCGGAAAATTACGCAAGTACATAATTCGATACACGGAATAAGATGTGAAGCTTTGTCACAAATGTACATTACCAAAAGAATAAAATTGAGTTTATCTTCCCACAAAATAAACCCACCAGGTTTTCTTAGAAGCACTACTGTGctaaaaggaaatgttttggGCAAAAACTAAATCTCATAAATAATACATTCGCTTCCGAGTTAAATCACATGGTTTGAAACCCGATAACAAACAATACCAAAACATGCAAAACCGTGCGGTGTGCTCAACCCACCGTATAATTGCACCGATCGACGTTTTGTACTGCGTATTTTCATAACCATCACGTTTAGAATTCTTCAAAATGATGTCCTTTGACTTAATTTGTAATGACGAAAAACGAAACAGACATATCAGTAGGTGAATATATTTTCCCAAGGAAGCGGTTTAGTCACGAATTCAAGGGCGCCAAAGCTTGCTAACAGAGGGGAGTAATTGTGTGCTAGTACTAGTATAAGATTAATTCTAAATGTGGCAAAAATCTGCCGAATGTAAGGTTAGATCTCTGCAGTTATAAGCCAGCTAAGAGAGAAGAACAAGTCGTTCAATATCCCGCCTTTTATGGCAGCCTAAAAGATCCCACATCCTTGcataaattacaaaacaaatggTCGAAACGACAAATGGAGGCGAGGTCTTACCGTCGACAACGTCGGCGctctttctgtcttttttcgCTGTCGAATCCATACCAAATCTTGCACGTGTGTCGCCTAAACATCAATCTTGGTTTTGAAATCACATTGAACATAATTCCAAGGCATTTTCCCTGGAAAAAACAGCTATATTTTCATCTTGCTATACTATTCCCGCCATAAGCAGACATCATTTTGCCAGGAGTCACTCAAGCATATCCAAATGACGTCACCATATTTGGAGGGACAGCAaatctcgttcccagggtccATCCTAGCCTGGTCCTTCTGGAAACGAGGATGAATTAGCTGAAAACGAGGCTAGATTTTACAAAGGTATTGAATAGTCTCCATCAAAACAGTGTAACCATTATACGATAAAACAACAGGAGTTAAATACAGTAAACTATTCCTTctccctttaatttttttctttcgctggtctacaaaatttgcaaattctTTGTTGCCCTACATTTCTTAGCTTAGATGTTTCCAAGTATTGTTGTCTCCTCTGTCGTGCATTTATAGTGAATTCGCTTATCTGGCCGTATGCCTAAACATCATATTCGTCTGATCCTCCAGTGGCAGTTCGGACGAAGTTATAGAATTCTATGCTAgcctgtaattttttaaaactgcagTTTCGAGAAAAAATCGCTAAATTTTCACGGGTATGCTTTCAATCCCACACCACGTGATCCAGTGTACTAGTTATAAATAGCAATTAGATATCCTATCCTAACCAAAAGGGAAGACCGGTCGAATAACAAAGAAGGTTTGAACGATTCCTAATGACGATAACCTTTCCGATAATGACAGGAACTTTAAAATAAGTTTATCGTGGTAAGAAAGTGAAACTGTTTTCCTAGTCAAACTTATACTGTACTAAATAAGTAGCCcattatttcaatatttgattTATACTTacatttataatatttttaacTACGAGTTAACAAAGACTTATCAAAGCAACCGTATCTAATTCAATACGCGTTACTTCTGATACTGGCCAACGAAAGtggtaaaaaattatttagtatCAATACTTGGAAGTTTTCGATAAAGCTATGCTTCTTGTATTTGACCATGTATCATTTTATACTTCCTATTTGAATGTGACGCTGCCTTGCACGGAATCCACGAGCCATTTAGAACGACAATCTTTGATTTGAGATCGGTTTGCCTGGGGGTTAGATTATATTTGGcggaatttttttaaacttccgTTGCTACTGGGAAGCCACGAGGGACATGAATGCATTGCTCGATTGATTCGGTCAGTCGGCTGCGCTATTGCAACAGCCGAAAAATTTCGTGCCCCCAATTAATAGGTGCACAGTGAGTGCAAAATTGATCACCGCTCTCTTTTAGTCCGCTAATACTGGTATTCAATCTATCCCGCACAAAAATATTAACAGTTAAAAGAATTTACTCTGAACAGTTCAGACGCTTGAAGGCACTCACTAAATTTATGAATTCAGTTGCCGGCggtttgctctttttttttgcaacataaATATTTTATGACAATGCACTAATGAATGTCTATCAAAACATCGTCTGTGTTTAGAAAAGACTTATTTCTATATGTGCGCAGATACTGTAACAATTGACATAAAAGAAGCCTGATATCAGTGAAAGTAAAATATAGGATTAGCTTTGGAGTCTGATAAGCTGTTTAGTCTGGTACATGCTTGTAGGCAGTTTTTTTTCGACGTGTATAAGTACAAACTTAAGTAATAAAAACGTGACTGAGATTTCCAGCGCTAGTTTAAAAGTACTTTCTCGGCCATATTCTGTTCTTATCTTGTATTCAATTTTACTGTTTTGTCTCGCATAGATTTAAATATTTACACCAGCTTGCTGATATAGcaatgaaagttaaaaaaagatcagaaatcaatagaagaaaaaaaatgttttgcgaGCAGACAGTTCCTCTTTCCCGTGAGCTGAAAgggaagttttgttttttggaaaACGATCGTCCATCCTTATCTTATGTTTTCAGATCAGCTTATGATCAACTTAAACAATTACTCTCAGAGCCAAGTTTACATTTTAGACTACTTTAGCGGCATAGCGTTCAATTATGataaacaaacataaacacTACATTAACTTTAGTTGTTTTCTTACTGAACCCAAATGTCTCAGAGTGAAACTGTTCAGCTGTTTAACACATGAAGCGTCAAGGATTTTTGTAATGCAACAGTAACCACTGACAGCGCACTTGTGCCGATACAGGATAAGTGGTAACAAATGCGGaatgttttaaattaattatgGATGATTTCAATTGCGTGATGCGGATTTGACTCTTAGTGATAAAGAGGTCACTACGTCtatttatctttaatttcattgcCCAAACGAGTTTACCCATTTACCTTGAAGATTAACGGCACCGAAAGCGCAGTTTAAAGTAAGTCAAGCGAGTACGCCTCCTGTCAATACAAAAAAACATCAGAACAGGCATGGACACAACCTCAACGGCTCAAAAACCGAAAGGTAAAGTAGCAGTTCACAGGGTGAGATCGTGTCCACAACCTTTCGATTTAATGTTCCAAATCGCTTGCAGTAAGGAATCATTAGATTCGGAGTTTACAGAAGGAAAGAAGGTTATTGATTTCCTACGTCGAGCTGGAAAAGTAGTCGAATTGGACGCCATTACTGCATCTGGGATGACTGCGCTTACACAGTGTGTTCTTGATGGTAATTTCAGGAGTGTAAAAGCTTTGATAGAACTTGGAGCGAATGTGAACAAGAAAGATGGACAAGGATGGACTCCTTTACACTACGCAGCCAGCGAAGGGTACCTTGAAATCGTCAAGTATTTGTTACGTTGCGAGGCTGATGTGCGCGCGTTGGACGGCAAGAAACAAATGCCTGTTGATGTGGCAGAAGCCGAGGACGTGCGCAAATTTTTGTCGAGAGTCACTTTATTCTATTCGCCCATGAGTAGAAATCTGACAAGAAAGGCTAGTTTACCAGCTTGGTTATAGTTGTACAGTACGCTTTAGTTTCTGTTATTTttggttgaaataaaaagaaagaaaaggaaaagaggacGCTGGTAAAGAATTGCGAATATCAACCGTTATAAATTGGATCACCTGTTTCCTGATCAGGATCCTTAGCGCTACTTAGCAATATCGCCGGAATGACGCACTTCCGTGAAGATGTTATCATTGTAACGGGAGGAAGTGTGGGAATGAGCGGCTGCTACAAGATGACGGAGTCTGTTTCTAGGGCACATTATTTGCTTGGCCTGTAAAGACAAATATTCATAGAAAACTATTGCTGCGATGATGAAGAGTATATAGTATAGCTTGTAGCGAGTTTATTTTCCGTAATGAAGTAGCAAATCGAACAGCTCgataaatgtaaccaaaataaAGCATTTTAAGTCTGTAAGTCGGTTTCCTGTCGTTTTCTATCAATAAAGCTCGCGCAAGCGCAGTTATGATCATATATGGTTGAAAAAATTTGGCATGAGCACGTTAACTCAACCACCCCACCCTCCCTTTCTCAATCCTTACATTTACGCATAAGTTACATAGCATAACCGCTGATTCTAATAAGCGCACTGAACACAGAAGAAAGTTCtcaaaaattcatattttataaACACGGGTTAACGAAAGCAAATGGTTTAAAGTGTTATTCTGGTGACTAATTCAACATGGGGACTTATTGTAAAGGGCGTCTAAGTTTGTTCCTAATCATCGGAATTGTTTTAATGTGTCGTGCAACCGTAGCGTGTGCTGCAGTTCCCGACGAACTTGAAGGTCTTGCCGGTCGCGTCTTGATGGCTTCATCAGAGGTCCAGGCAAATGATCCTAAAGAGAAGCCGAAAGGTACCGATTCTGTATCCTTTGTGCAGCCTGTTGAGGAAGAAGTGGTAAGAAAGTATTTTAAGTGTGAACGCAAGTGGCTTTTTGCTGAAGAAAATGACCTCTTGGCTATTTTAGAAACACTAGTGATGCGTGTTGACATAGTATCTACTGTGCGATTGATCCAGCTTGTGGTCAACTGAACTCGTGATTGCAATTCGTCATAGTTTTGAATGTATTAGTTTATCAAAAATGCCACAAATTTCTAATTAACTATAATTTAATTCAATAACACTTAGGGAGGGTGATGTAAAGTTTTCCTTGTGTCACATGATTGACTAATTTGGCAATTATTtaaatgtaaacatggaaagaaAGCCCACGTCTTTGATACCTTCTCAATAGCATCACTAAAGCAGTTTCCCATTTTCCACCTGTTGATGTCCATAAGAAGAAAGTTGGAATGCATGATAAAAACCCTATCAACCCTGAGTGGTGGGCAGATTGATTCAACAGAACATGTGGAGGGTTATGGCCAATGATAGAGCAGACTGAAGAGAAGAGATAAAATTTGAGATTGCTCTCCTGATTACCTGAATGATTatgctgaaacaaaattatccaCCTCAGACTCAGTTAGTATTGCTGATTAATTCATTATCATCTAGTAACAGTGAGCTATTTTTCTTCTCCAGAATGGTATTTTCCAAGGCTCCTTGGCAAAGCAATCATCTGCCTCTGGTGGTTCCTGGGGTGTTTCTAGTATTGAATTCATTCATGCCTTTGTGGCTGCTCTATCTGTGATCATTGTTTCAGAACTTGGCGACAAGACATTTTTCATTGCTGCCATTATGTCAATGAGACATCCAAGGCTTGTTATATTCACGGGAGCTATGCTTGCCCTTGGTTTGATGACAGTTCTCTCAGCGGTACTGGGATATGCAACAACTGTCATTCCAAGGAAATACACACTGTACATATCAACAgcactgtttgtatttttcggtcttaaaatgttaaaagaaGGTTATGATATGGACCCTAACGAAGGACAAGAGGAGTTAGAAGAAGTACAAGCAGAACTTAAAAAGAAGGAAGCTGAGGTctggtcagaaaaaaaaattacttaacaCTCCATTTTCTATCATCTCCTTGTACCATAGTTGTGAGGGCTCAGCACATAACATGCATACACATGGAGGAAGTGTGTTGCTTGACCAACCTCCACTATGACAAAGGGTTTATGCTCAGGAAGTcagcttgagaaactctttacagtgaccAATTCACAACTtaggtgataaaaccaaatcatcttgtagTACAGGGTAATAtggcattatcaactgagttgataccaTAAGagggccactgcaaagagtttcaaagcagacATTTCAAGTGGTATCCCTTTTTTGGAGCAAATATGGAGgaatttgtgtttttattttttccagtttagATCTTATTTGAGATGGGTTTTGGAATTTCTATGTctacaatttttgtttgttttgttttggtgtccaagttttcctttttcaatagTTGGTTTTAAATTATTATGAATTAAGACACAGGGCTTTTGGGTCTTCTTCACTTGCTTACGAATCTAGTCCTTATACTTCAACATTTCACCTTAATTTAGATCATTGTGattgcctttttttcagtttttagcaatttcatttttcattttggcCATCTTTTTGGTTTCTGATTTCATTATGTAATGATGCAtacaaaaagtgattttatCCTTGTTCTTTAGTAAAAATTATGGTCCATTTTTGTTTAGATGGAGAAGGATGACTCATCCACCATCACTCAAGATGTAGAAACTGGTATAATAAGAGGAGGAAAGAAGCCTGCAAAGTTCTTTGGTCTTTGCTCACCCATATTACTACAAGCATTTACTCTAACATTCCTTGCTGAGTGGGGTGACAGGTCACAACTGGCTACTATACTCCTGGCATCTAGAGAGGTATAAATGgattcaccctttacaccctaacatcaatgtTGTTTATACATTTCATGCTGATAAGAGAAATtagtttgacaatcaagagcttcttgagtttgtgatcattACCTATATTGTGGTCACCTTTATGTTTAATTCAAGGGTGAAaatataaggagaaattaaattctaatagctcttaggggtcaaaagtTAATTCCTTTCATTGAGAGGACTTATGAATGGGAGAAAAGGATGTATCTTTACTTATGTGATCTTTTCTTAGATGACTTAAACTGAATTTCTGCACAATATCTCATCCTCAGAATGTAGTTGGTGTGACAATAGGTGGAACATTAGGACATGCCCTGTGCACTGGCCTGGCTGTGATTGGGGGAAGACTAATTGCTCAAAGAATATCTGTCAGAACAGGTGCCTATTTTAAACATACCTTATTCTCATACTTAAGAAAATATGTAGTGAAGGAGGAAATACCTCTATCAAGTGTCACAGATTGACAGCTCTGCTGTAGGGCTGGAGGGTGGTAAGTGGCACTAGACAATGAGACTGCAGCTTTTGTGTGAGCTCAGATACTAAAggaattcaaagtaaaatcaACATTGTTGCTTAAATTTGTGGTGAACAAATTAAGAATGCAAGACCTATGGAACAGGTGACGATATTTTGGAAGAACTGGGACATCTTTCTCTCATTGTTTACTAAGTCATTtctagtttcaatttttttcatggctAGAACcatattttttttgcttagaCACCACTGCTGTGGTAAAATAAAATCGTTCCTTTTTATCtctttgttgaaaaaagcaaactgtCTTGTAGTGCAAAGACCTGAAAAGCAGATAGTTATGTTACAGttagtgttaaaaaaatattgacatgcaatgttgatttttttatcttccAGTTACAATCATTGGTGGAGTTGTCTTTTTGATATTTGCATTAACAGCATTTTTTATTGAAGAGTAAATCAAGAATAATTTGACTAAATAAACAGATATACCTACCATATACAAGAATGAACAATAGAGACTTCATGTACCAGTGTGTGCAATATACTGTGAACGTGATCAGCTGTAAAGCTGTGACACTGTCCTtgaacccttttactcccaagaacTAAATCtagattctccatactgtctgcatacatttcttttaaagtaTGCTTGGAGAACTTAGCAGTATCCCACTGtggatatttttcttccttctaaTTACATTTCTGCTTGAAAGTGAAGGAATGTTTTGCAGACAGATTCTTTTGCAATAACTCTTtgggggttgaagggttaagactGGAAGTGCATGTCTGAGTGTATAGATATGAGAGATATTGTAGTtattgttgttagatcaagttCAAGGGCAATGCTTTTTGAagcaatgataatgatattgatATTATTGGCAtgatcataaccattacaatttcctcaaatgtgattggtgcatcagctgcttcatttttcagTAATCATTCTGTGCAGTTGTAATCTGACAGTATAATCCAACAGTATAATCTGACGGTTGGTTGTAATTAGAcacctgtaatcagacagttgaagcagccaatcatacaaggttcactcagctaaatccaccaatcacagaattgatcataataaccatagcaacaaccacttatccaaagggaaaaaaggcaatttccaaaatggaggatatttgttctaggtgcatttgttttttcagaaattgaaatggttatatgattaattggtaacaggacttcttgttgttgaattctgtctgtaatcatactcgtgataaacaaatcggactcctgcttttcggtcgtccgattttgttaatcactcgtatgtgtacagaccaaattggactccactcatattaccattattaattgttgttattattgtaaCATTTGTAcattaatttcacttttaatcCAGTTTAGGGCAGATTTGTAAGGGAAGCTAAGGGAATGCATATCTTAGCCTATCCTGCAACtgaattttttattcaaatatgaCTTCAAAACACATGCACTGTCCATTATCAGAAAATGTCTGTTTAAACTTTTGTCCTACTGTTTGATGAAATTCAGAGCAGAGACAGAGTGGCTCTCTCTGCTAGAGCCAATCTCTGTTTCTGTTGCATCAATCTACTGAGTATTGTTATTCCTATTGGATAAGATGTTAGT from Pocillopora verrucosa isolate sample1 chromosome 14, ASM3666991v2, whole genome shotgun sequence carries:
- the LOC131776553 gene encoding protein phosphatase 1 regulatory subunit 27-like, coding for MDTTSTAQKPKGKVAVHRVRSCPQPFDLMFQIACSKESLDSEFTEGKKVIDFLRRAGKVVELDAITASGMTALTQCVLDGNFRSVKALIELGANVNKKDGQGWTPLHYAASEGYLEIVKYLLRCEADVRALDGKKQMPVDVAEAEDVRKFLSRVTLFYSPMSRNLTRKASLPAWL
- the LOC131776474 gene encoding putative divalent cation/proton antiporter TMEM165, whose product is MGTYCKGRLSLFLIIGIVLMCRATVACAAVPDELEGLAGRVLMASSEVQANDPKEKPKGTDSVSFVQPVEEEVNGIFQGSLAKQSSASGGSWGVSSIEFIHAFVAALSVIIVSELGDKTFFIAAIMSMRHPRLVIFTGAMLALGLMTVLSAVLGYATTVIPRKYTLYISTALFVFFGLKMLKEGYDMDPNEGQEELEEVQAELKKKEAEMEKDDSSTITQDVETGIIRGGKKPAKFFGLCSPILLQAFTLTFLAEWGDRSQLATILLASRENVVGVTIGGTLGHALCTGLAVIGGRLIAQRISVRTVTIIGGVVFLIFALTAFFIEE